The following is a genomic window from Solanum lycopersicum chromosome 6, SLM_r2.1.
aattaatatttgattaggTATAAATTTGATGAAGTAGATTATAAGTACTCACACGTTGTGATATTTCAAGACAATATAAGCGGTATAGGATAGAGAGGGCGGGGACAAGGTAGGACGAAGCAAAACAGGACGAGAGTGATTTAAAATCGTCTTATCTTACTTTGTTTagatttgtttattatttaggATTGATTTCGTCTTTGTTAAGTAGTAATAGTAAATTATAAAGAGTAAAATAGCGTGATTAAGATTTTAACTCGCTTGATTTAACCTCTAttaacattatattaaaaattaatatttgattgaatataaatttgatGAAGTAGATAAGTCCTCACACGTTGTGATATTTTGAGATAATACAAGTGGTATAGGGTAGAGCGGGCAAGACAAGGTAGGACGAAGCTAAACATGACGAGATTGAATCTAAGTCGTCTTATCTTATCTTATTTagatttgtttattatttaggATTGATTGGTCTTTGTTAATGTAAGAATAGTAATAATGAAGAgtatcatccaaaaaaaaaagtaatgatgaaaaatagtaaaatagtGTGATTGAGATTTTAATTCGCCTAATCTGActtttttaacatatatattaaaaaaacatttatttggGTATAAACTTGATGAAGTATAACATAGGTGGTGATATTAGTTAATTTATCTTTCCAATTAATTTGATATACTTTTAGTTAAAATGACACATATTTTTGTAACTTGTTTTGTTCCATGCTTAGTGGGAgcaaatgatcataataaaaaactttatgaaacAAAAGTTGTtttcctcctcttttttttttctagacattaaaataacaaaatgtcCACAACCATTTCTTTTGTGTGTGGAAAATATTACTATATGACATGTAAAATACTTGAAAGTCTTTGACTATCACAAAGAGAGAGattaagaaaattacaagtcACATCTCATATCGAAGTGGATATATAATACTTCCTCGATTCaatttatttgttcaattttaatttgattagtcattaaaataaattttattatttcaacttaaaatatataaaatatattatatcttttaATAGAGTGAACTTAAATATATtgtgtaaaaaattaaaaataaagcttagctttaaaaaaaaagaaacaaattaaaatgtttgCATTTCGATTGATATGGTTCGATTTTGAAGTTTATCGGTTTGACTTATTGATTATTAGTTAGAGATGTTAAACCGTTATAGAACCATTAAAATATTGACTTATCAGTTATTGATCATTATTAGTTCGGTTGTCGTTTAACTGTCAagacttaacaaaaaaaatataaaatcacttAAAAACAAGGTGACTAACCAAATGAACCATGCACATGAGTTCACAAGttacatcttttttaaaaacaaatacttTTACATGACGGAATAACCAAGAGTTTGGgacaatcaaaaataaaagtagaaaaccAAACTCTAAGTCAAggactttatatacaaaatggtttaaatataattatcaaacATATTATCGCGTTATCAATTAACCcgttaagaaaaaatttaaaaccgttaaaaattgaaaaacttgataataaataaatcagattGTTATCAAAACGCAaaaccaataacttttttttagtttaaactatcgatttcgattcgattttgaaGAATGGAATacattttttgacaaaatatagTTTGGTTGATTAGGATGAGgttgacttgaaattttttgttgtgtttAGGAATAAAGGGAAATGAGATTAATTGAAGTGACCCTTTTAGAACATTAAGAAGAATATGAGTGTACCTTTAATTTtctctccctttttttttatcatcaaaagAGGAATATTACCTGATTTTACTATTACTTATAAGAGGAAAATTTCTTTGGAAAATACTATCAAATAATGCCAAGATTAAAAGGGCAATATTCTTGCTTCTGTCACCAATCGACAAAAAAGGTAGCTAGATGCACTAAAGCTCCTGTTATGCACAGGATCCAGAAAAGGATTCGATCAGAAGGATTTATTATACACATAATCTTATATTGTTTATCAATCGAACAACTATTAATAAAAAGATCGAAGCACAATtagtatatgaaataatatttttgaatcatGACATATAACTAAACACAAATAGTAGAGATGGAATAGAGTTTAGTTTTTCCATAGAAAAAAACAACAGTGAAAAGATCACAGTCACCAACTTTTGATCTCCCACAGTTTCATGCTTACACCATTCAGTACTATTTATATAACTTCAACATCACCATCTAATAAGTTGCCCAGAAACAAAAAGCAACAAAACATTAACATACTAATAGTATTTTATGCGATAGATTTAACTTATATTCACTGACAGTATAAACGAATCTTTACACCATCAGTGCAACAACCCTGGTGCCATAAGCTATATAATACTGTCTGCAATAACTAAAGTTGTACCTCTTTCCTGctcttttttctgttttttttttttttctgttttttgggttttttgACTTATTTGGCATTCTTGTTTCAAGATAATTCAGCAACTCCAGAGACAATCAAGACCCTGTAATCCAACCATACCTGCTGATGGCACCTGATCTTCAAGAAACCTTCTTTTCATTTCAAGATTTGATACGACTGAGGTGATATCAGTATTCATGTCAGTGCTAATTACCCCTGTTTCTTGGGGTACATTAAAAATGTCCTCTTTCTTGAAATTCAGACCATAGCTGTCAAGTGAAGTCCTTAGAAGAATTGAAGGATCTTGAACCCCAAATGAAGCTGGATTATTAGTAGTAGTGAATGGAGCTATTTGGTTACAAGAAAATGTATTTGGAACAAGAGAAGTTGTAGGGTAACTATCCATTGGATTTGACAGAAGAGGGAAACAGTTGTTTTGAGCAGTGAGAAAATTGGAGAAGCAGTGCACGTGGCTGGATTTCGAAGCAGTAGCAGTAGCAGAATCTGTCAATGGTGGCAGAAATGAATTCCccatttcattttcattagaATTCAGTTTCAAAAGCCCTGAAATGTGGATTTTCTTTCCACCACTGCTCTTTTGAAACACTCTGCAAATCACCCATTCATtctacaaaaaaagaagaaaaaaaaaaggaatcttGATTAAAAACACAACGATAAACATATAGAGAACAGAATGTACACAGACCTTATCTGCTTGAATGTTAGATTATGTGTACCTTTGCTGTCTTTGGCAGATTTTGAAGAGACAATTTTCCTTCTAATCTAAATTCATGAATAACCCAATTTGTCTTTTCACCTTTTGGAGCTCTCCCTTTGTAGAAAACCAGAGTTTTCTTCATACCAACCAATGATTTTCCCCTGAAAATCTCTCTGTCTTTTCCAGTAGCTTTCCAATACCCTGCAGCAGTTGCCCTGTTTGTTCTCAGCCCTGTTGGATACTTCTTGTCTCTCACACAGAAAAAATACCATTCTTTTTCCCCCATTTTCGCCTTCCCTACATTCaaacacaacaacaaaaaatcaagCTGAGGTCGGCTATATGAATCTCGCttcgttaaaaaaaaaaaaaccttacaTGGAAGGTCCCAAGGTTCAACTTTGTTCAAATCAACATCACCAATAGCAATAGCAACGAAATTAGTATCCACAACTTTGTTAGACAAATAATGAGTGATCAATTCTTCATCAGTTGGATGAAATCGAAATCCAGGTGGTAACTCCATCTGATCATCATCCTTAACAACTCCTGAATAATTCTCCATCACTACaatttatgcaaaaaattaattttacactagaatttttttcatGAGTCACCAGCTGGCTTtgaaataaagtgataaaaattgtttttttttttttgccaaacAAGTATAAGAAAAACCAGGAGCTAAAATAGTAAATCAAGAATGGAGAAGATGGAAAAATTAAGGATAGAGAGAATCCATGGGAACTAACCTGAAAGattgaaaaaaagaagtaacAAGAATACAAGGCCATAAATAGAGTTTTTTGTGTGAGATAGATACGTGAAGTTAAAGGAACTTATAACTATggtggggtgggtgggggggtgggggtggggttgTTTAGGTCTTCTTCTCTTCAACTCTTGCTAACTATGATACAAATGTATAATTTGACCAAATACAACTCATCCCTAAAAGTTAAAACCATGCATGTAACAATTTTCAACtgcttttgtcatttttattatatgttcatatttatataAGATTATATATAGTTActactactttttattttataactatGGTATTCAAGTCAAttgactaattaatttaatgggggtatttgtaaaaacaaattatttatctaattaagatttgaatttgagatctTTATCGTTGTATCGCATGTTTGAATGCAAGTATACAAATTTAGTTTAAAGTATGTCACATTGGATGAAAAAAAACCATGTAGCTAGtacatatagttaaatttttctattgtaatagtattgttattaatttgtttcattatattttaattactaCAACAAAATGTTTAGTGAAATGTTGTTATAAAGAATACGTGTTAATAGAGGGATCATTATACTAATGGGATAAGTTTTAGTTTTGTTAGTATATTGACTTTAAGATTgtcgtatttttttatttttggattgaAATGTAGTTATTTAGTATCATATTAATTTGTGTTTGGAACTTCCACAGTgtgaatagttttttttttttcccctTGCAGTGTGAACAGCTATGTGAAGGCTAAAAATGTTGTCTTCATGGTGGTTCCAACTGTATACCAGAACCATCCAACGTGACTTAATATTAAGTTGTTAAAAAGCAATTAAGAGAGCTTTAAATATGTATCTACTATCTTATTTTCCCAAATTAACTTTCATTAagccaaaaaattaaaattatatcacatacactGACATCATGTATAAACACTAAAAATACTATTGTGTAAAGCTCAAAAGTCGagttttatgtataaaaaaatattattgagagCATTGCCCCAGAATAAACCCCACATATAATGTTGGATTTGTATATAATCGAGCTTTAATAAGGATATCAGTCAGTAGATGAAAACAAAAAACACTTACAAGTATATACAAAATACTTCAAGGTATGTGTGAAAAGGACTATGTATCTTCATATAATACATACAAAATTAAGGGTATACATGATGTAACTGAAAATAGATATTAAATGTGATTAATCAAAGTGAATGTGACAATTCTAATAAACACAACTTAATTTGTGCAGACCAGCATTGCGCAGAATCTTCATGCTGTTAGCTTTCAATTTAGCCAAGTCCACTCTTGCCATATCAAATATACAATTTGTCAATaagtttttaaagttatttaaagTCTGTCACACTTTTAATTGGAAATATTATTTGTACTTAGAAATAGACCCATCTCAAGGCTCTATACTCTAATTATCTAAGCCCAAAGGAACTTCCCTATCTATTTTCACTTTGATGCTCAATTAGGGGCGGAGGCAGAAGTCTATAAATTATACATCTCGATtggttaaatttaatttatttttttaaaaaaattattaaatttaaattcaattatttagcgctcaaattttatttttctataattcaaaattcataaagttcAATTTGttgttaattaaaaattttcttcaCCAAGGGTGTCAAATGACATtttggtaaggtcaaaatgGGCTGGTCACAGATTACTTGAACTAAAACGGATTAAgtcaaaatgaacaaaataatgGTTCATATTTCAATTTGAACTGATCAAATgatgtttgtattttttatgatttcttttaattaactattaatttctttcgttattatatatatatatatatatataacatattaaaaaatatttttgtaaaattcttTTGATAAGTTTTCTTATGTtggaaattaaaatatatgaatagttaTTCATTAATGCGGGCAAATTTAAATGGATTGGACAAATTTACCTCTCCTACTTTATATTATCAAGTATATGTATTAGTTAGAAAGTTAATTATCATTTAGCTAAATTTATGGGAAGTCATATGGTTACAATATGGGTCTAGGAAGTTCAGCTAATTGAAGATACTCTTTTGGACTCAACTTGATTAATTGTCTTTATGTAGATGCAAAAAAAGATAAGTATTGAAGTCATCTTTGTctttataaaaaatactttGTTATGGTGGGGGTTGTTTAAAAGATGAGTGTAGCTATATTTCATGTGGGACTTATGCTCATAGTACTTTTGGGCCACTTTTACTATTACTTGCATGTAaatgacaaacaaattaaaattgttcTAGCAAGTACCTTTACCATAATGATATTTGTaagtccaaattttttttggttttaagaAGAATTGACTTCAGGATCATTTGTGTGAATGACCATCCTCCAAACTAATTGAGTTATCCCAAAGGATATTTTGATAAGTTTTGTATAGGTTAATTTAGCGTTCATATGCAATATAAATTGACGCTTTAAGAAAGATTGATTTCAGAATTATTCGTGTGAATGACCACCCTCCAAACTAACGGAGTTAGAATACCTACCTTTACCCACCCAAAGTTTGAGCAAGTTGGCCATTTgctttaaaagaaaatgagaaattgAAATCCGTTTTGTTAATTTCCAAAagcaaaattaagaaaaaaaaattataaaagaattaatGAATTTCTTATTATGCATGCACCAATTGTATAATCACTTTTGAAGCTTatgaaacagaaaaaaaatgtgatagAGAACACTTTATTCCATTTATTATGCTAGAAAGATACATAATTGTTGCACAATACTAAGAAAATTCCAGCTTTACAATGCAAATTGATTTTGTGTAAATGTCTATATCTCTATATACTTCATCaatctcaaaatatttattatattttttatttacacaACTCTTAAAAAATACTACTATTAATTAACTATGAGAGATGTTTAACttttttatccttatttatatgttaaatgtataagccttatttatttatacttaaTAGATGTCCTCTTAAGTGCATCTGTTTTCATTAAGATTTATATACTTAATTGGTCTTCAACTCTTCATagatttttatcattataatcTTGAATAAGTAATATTTTCGTGTGGAATAATATTCTCTATCACTCTATCAACAATCATCAGTCGATCACCTTCATTAACCACATCTATCATCATAATCACCACACACATTGTAGACCACCTACTACCATCGTAGACCACCTACTACCATCGTCAAGTTCCGACCACCTTTGCCATCACGATCATCACTATTAATCACTATGCATATTTACCGcatttatcattataattatatcaattaCCATCATCATTATTGCCACCACCATCTCCCATTACTATCACCTCTACGGTAAATTAATTCCTACTATCAATCAAATCTACCATCTCAATTAACACCACTGCCAACTATCATCAATCACCACATATTTTTTCGACATCAGCATCTCTGTCGTTACCGCTACTGTCACCGTCACCGCTACTGATACCGTCACCTATATATCTTTCTATTGACACATTGAAGCGgacaaaacataataaaaatttattataatataccatagataagtaaaaataaactgTAATCTTATAAAAAccactttttccattttcaaaATAATCTATAGGCgtacaaaaaaagttaaaaactcttttcttttgagtataaatataaatgtatatacTAGAAAACCAATTATGGAAGGGACAAATGTCAAAGTTTacctttaaaaggaaaatgtaaCCTCTTTTGATACTCCATTTAAAAAGTAGTTTAAATAGTCAAACTATAGCTCGTAGGATCAGAGTACAAAAAGGCATCTCaatgaagataaaaaagaaaaactttagtGCCGCCACAGCCAATGAAGAATTTAAGAACCTCACGCAacttatacaaatttaaattaccATGATATTTGATTACAAATcgatcaaattttaataaaaaaattaatagtataaatagaaaattcagtgtattttcataaataaaatatacgtagattttatttttatcacgTAGAGATAGTATAAAATATGCAAATATACAACTATAGTCTATATTTTGGTGCACTAGCCAACTATCACTATAAGATGGTGATTGAGTAGTGTGTTTTGTCTTCTTATTGATGCTAAGCTTTTTTGATGGTGTATCTATATTTTGTTGAGGTCTAAGACTATATTGCACATCACTTTTATATGATTAGGAGatcatattatatgttttattaGGTACGTGGCATACTTATAATATTTAACTGCGATTAATTATAACTCTCTCTTTTAACCAATGGATACAAAAGTGCCAGCTTCACAATTCTCATGATCCTGAGGTTAGTGAGTTATTTTGACTACATATCATTGAATAAACACGTTCCAATTATTTATTGACACctaaattaaaagaaagttGACGAGGTGGGAGAAGGGGAGTGAAATCAAACTCTCATCAATAACGTAAAGTTCAGATAATTAACAAACTGAACACCTAAGATTATATTTGTCGTTTAATGATTAAGCAAGTAATTAACAAATTTCACTAAGCTATTAAGTGCAAATGTTAGCGGTAAGAAAAAACAGTTAAATCTATTGCTTTTTAGATATGAATCTTAATATCTTATgcttaaattctttaaaattacttttttgtgAAGTGGACAATAGAACAGCGTAGCACTCTCACCCACTGAAGGAAAAAAAGCTCAATTATTTGAATATATGTTTGGTTCAACTAATGAAGCAATGATATCATGTTAGTGTTGAAATACACTAGTATTACAAATattacaagtataataattaatttcttaaatcGGCATATTAAATCAAAACTACACAAACAAACTGAAACGGAAGAATCAAAATTGATATATGATGGATTTGCTACTACTTATAATTGATACCTTATAAAACAGAGAGGAAAATTCAAGAACTTGATGCAGTATGGATTAACCATTTATAATGAATCCAGAACATATTATACTTTTGATGGTCCTCTTTCGTTCCTTCTCCAAAAAAAAGTGTTGAAACGAATGTAACATGTACGATTTTATACGATACAGTTCATGTTTATATACATGTGATTGCGTTTTCTGTCAAGTCAAACAATATTCAATGATCCAGCTAGCTAAGTGTTTGATTAGGTTCTTcagtataatatttaaaatttcactaATTATTCACATAccgaaaattgtatatatttggTTAAGCATGGAAACGTGTTATATGTGTTTGTTATGGCCTAAAGAGAATTCCCCACTTAATCATTGTGTAGCTTAAACGGGAGTCAATTTATAGAAGCTACAAGGATCGATCTATGATGGTAACGTACTT
Proteins encoded in this region:
- the LOC101255705 gene encoding NAC domain-containing protein 100; amino-acid sequence: MENYSGVVKDDDQMELPPGFRFHPTDEELITHYLSNKVVDTNFVAIAIGDVDLNKVEPWDLPWKAKMGEKEWYFFCVRDKKYPTGLRTNRATAAGYWKATGKDREIFRGKSLVGMKKTLVFYKGRAPKGEKTNWVIHEFRLEGKLSLQNLPKTAKNEWVICRVFQKSSGGKKIHISGLLKLNSNENEMGNSFLPPLTDSATATASKSSHVHCFSNFLTAQNNCFPLLSNPMDSYPTTSLVPNTFSCNQIAPFTTTNNPASFGVQDPSILLRTSLDSYGLNFKKEDIFNVPQETGVISTDMNTDITSVVSNLEMKRRFLEDQVPSAGMVGLQGLDCLWSC